Proteins from one Mycobacterium sp. EPa45 genomic window:
- a CDS encoding glycogen/starch/alpha-glucan phosphorylase codes for MTDVVSNAPGDVVDHDGIGARPDEHSRTGLSADALRRAIADHLAYSIARPPSVLTAEHYYRALALAVRDRMQQRWMATTQDLLHGPAKVTCYLSAEFLMGPQLGNNLLNLRIETQARDALAALGQDLDAILACEEEPGLGNGGLGRLAACYLDSLATLQRPSIGYGIRYEFGIFDQEIQDGWQVEKTDNWLVAGNPWEIDKPDASYLVNWGGRTEQYEDVAGNHRVRWIPRRVIKGVSYDTPVQGYGVNTCNTLTLWSARSVSSFALDAFNTGDFYKAVEDEVLSEKISKVLYPNDEPEAGKRLRLQQQYFFVSSSLQDILRIHTERARLPLSALPDKWAIQLNDTHPSIAVAELMRLLIDEHHLGWDEAWDITTATFAYTNHTLLPEALETWPLGLFGESLPRHLELIYEINSRFLEQVATRFPGDEERARRMSLIGEDGGKSVRMAHLATVGSHTVNGVAALHSELLKASVLKDFYEMWPERFGNVTNGVTPRRFLALSNPGLRTLLDETVGDGWLTDLDQLRRLEAYVDDPEFRQRWRDMKRTNKSRLAEYVHSATGIELDPTWMFDIQVKRIHEYKRQHLNVLHIITLYNRLKRNPGFAIAPRAFIFGGKAAPGYFIAKRMIRLITAVGATVNNDPDVNRFMRVVFLPNFNVKNAHLIYPAANLSEQISTAGKEASGTGNMKFMINGALTIGTLDGANVEIREEAGPENFFLFGLTVEEVEELKTGGYQPTSFVERDPELAEVLELLAGGTFTHGNTEVLRPLLDNLLHHDPFLVLADYRSYVDCQARVSAAWQDTDAWSRMSILNAARSGRFSSDRAIAEYSDEIWHVGAMPVTL; via the coding sequence ATGACGGATGTCGTCAGCAATGCGCCGGGAGATGTCGTCGACCACGACGGCATCGGAGCGCGGCCGGATGAACACAGCCGCACCGGGTTGTCGGCCGATGCGCTGCGCCGCGCAATCGCCGACCATCTGGCTTACTCGATCGCCCGTCCGCCGAGTGTGTTGACCGCAGAGCACTACTATCGTGCGCTGGCACTGGCCGTGCGTGACCGCATGCAACAACGTTGGATGGCCACCACCCAGGATCTGCTGCACGGCCCCGCGAAGGTGACGTGCTACCTGTCCGCCGAATTCCTGATGGGCCCCCAACTCGGCAACAACCTGCTCAACCTGCGCATCGAGACCCAGGCCCGCGACGCGCTCGCCGCCCTGGGGCAGGACCTCGACGCGATCCTGGCCTGTGAGGAGGAGCCCGGGCTGGGCAACGGCGGCCTCGGCCGGCTGGCCGCCTGCTACCTCGACTCGCTGGCCACCCTGCAGCGGCCATCGATCGGCTACGGGATCCGTTACGAGTTCGGCATTTTCGACCAGGAGATTCAGGACGGCTGGCAGGTCGAGAAGACCGACAACTGGTTGGTGGCCGGAAACCCCTGGGAGATAGACAAACCCGATGCCAGCTATTTGGTCAATTGGGGCGGACGCACCGAACAGTACGAGGATGTGGCAGGCAATCATCGCGTGCGGTGGATTCCCCGGCGGGTGATCAAGGGCGTCTCGTATGACACCCCGGTCCAGGGTTACGGGGTGAACACCTGCAACACACTGACCCTGTGGAGTGCGCGATCAGTCTCCTCCTTCGCGCTGGACGCATTCAACACCGGTGACTTCTACAAGGCCGTCGAGGACGAGGTTCTCTCGGAGAAGATTTCCAAGGTGCTCTACCCCAACGACGAGCCGGAAGCGGGCAAGCGGTTGCGCCTGCAGCAGCAGTACTTCTTCGTCAGCTCGTCACTGCAGGACATCCTGCGCATCCACACCGAGCGCGCCCGGCTGCCTTTGAGCGCCCTGCCCGACAAGTGGGCGATCCAACTCAACGACACGCACCCCTCGATCGCAGTCGCCGAACTGATGCGCCTGCTGATCGACGAGCACCACCTGGGCTGGGACGAGGCGTGGGACATCACCACCGCCACGTTTGCCTACACCAATCACACGCTGCTGCCCGAGGCGCTCGAGACCTGGCCACTGGGCCTTTTCGGCGAATCCCTGCCCCGGCACCTGGAACTCATCTACGAGATCAACAGCCGATTCCTCGAGCAGGTGGCTACCAGGTTCCCCGGCGATGAGGAACGGGCACGGCGGATGTCGCTCATCGGTGAGGACGGCGGCAAGAGCGTGCGGATGGCACATCTGGCCACGGTCGGTAGCCATACCGTCAACGGCGTGGCTGCACTGCACTCCGAGTTATTGAAAGCCAGTGTGCTGAAAGACTTCTACGAGATGTGGCCGGAGCGCTTCGGCAACGTCACCAACGGTGTGACGCCTCGGCGATTCCTGGCGTTGTCGAACCCTGGTCTGCGGACCCTACTGGATGAGACCGTCGGCGATGGCTGGCTGACCGACCTGGACCAGCTGCGCCGACTCGAGGCCTACGTCGACGACCCTGAGTTCCGGCAGCGCTGGCGAGACATGAAGCGCACGAACAAGAGTCGACTCGCCGAGTACGTGCACTCCGCGACCGGCATCGAACTCGACCCGACCTGGATGTTCGACATCCAGGTCAAGCGCATCCACGAATACAAGCGTCAGCACCTCAACGTGCTGCACATCATCACCCTGTACAACCGGCTCAAGCGCAACCCGGGCTTCGCGATCGCGCCGCGGGCGTTCATCTTCGGCGGTAAGGCGGCACCCGGCTACTTCATCGCCAAGCGGATGATCCGGTTGATCACCGCTGTGGGCGCCACCGTCAACAACGATCCCGACGTCAACCGGTTCATGCGGGTGGTGTTCCTGCCGAACTTCAACGTCAAGAACGCCCACCTCATCTACCCCGCGGCCAATCTGTCCGAGCAGATCTCCACCGCCGGCAAGGAAGCATCCGGCACCGGGAACATGAAGTTCATGATCAACGGCGCGTTGACCATCGGGACGCTCGACGGCGCCAATGTCGAAATCCGCGAGGAAGCCGGCCCCGAGAACTTCTTCCTGTTCGGCCTCACCGTCGAGGAGGTGGAGGAACTCAAAACCGGCGGTTACCAGCCGACGAGCTTCGTGGAGCGCGACCCCGAGCTGGCCGAGGTGCTTGAACTCCTCGCCGGCGGCACCTTCACCCACGGTAATACCGAGGTGTTGCGGCCGCTGCTCGACAACCTGCTGCACCACGATCCGTTCCTGGTGCTCGCGGACTATCGCTCGTATGTGGACTGCCAGGCGCGGGTCAGCGCCGCGTGGCAGGACACCGACGCGTGGTCGCGGATGTCGATCCTCAACGCCGCGCGCAGCGGCAGATTCTCCTCGGATCGCGCCATCGCCGAGTACTCCGACGAGATCTGGCATGTCGGTGCGATGCCGGTGACGCTCTAG
- a CDS encoding isochorismatase family protein — MTTLENRPNSALLVVDVQNDVVARAHDRDQVVARIAGLVDSARVAGVPVVWVQHADAELVAGTEQWRIVADLTPAGTEPLVAKNYGDSFEDTTLEATLAGLGVGHLVVVGAQTDQCVRSTIHGGLVRGYDITLVADAHTTEDLSQWGAPPPDQVIAHTNLYWSHQAAPGRTARAIAAAEILW, encoded by the coding sequence ATGACGACTTTGGAGAACCGGCCGAACAGCGCACTGCTCGTCGTCGACGTGCAGAACGACGTTGTGGCCCGGGCTCACGACCGAGATCAGGTTGTCGCCAGGATCGCCGGACTGGTCGACAGTGCGCGAGTGGCCGGTGTTCCCGTGGTCTGGGTCCAGCACGCCGACGCGGAACTTGTTGCGGGAACCGAGCAGTGGCGCATCGTCGCCGACCTGACGCCGGCGGGGACCGAGCCGTTGGTGGCCAAGAATTATGGCGACTCGTTCGAGGACACCACCCTGGAGGCGACGCTCGCCGGGTTGGGGGTCGGTCATCTGGTGGTGGTCGGCGCCCAGACCGATCAGTGCGTTCGCTCGACAATTCACGGGGGCTTGGTGCGCGGCTATGACATCACCCTCGTCGCCGACGCTCACACCACCGAGGACCTCTCCCAATGGGGCGCCCCGCCACCCGATCAGGTGATCGCACACACCAATCTCTACTGGTCACACCAGGCGGCACCGGGCCGAACGGCTCGCGCGATAGCCGCCGCCGAGATCCTCTGGTAA